The nucleotide sequence CACCTGTCGAACCGACGGCCACGTTGCCGGTCGATTCAGGGAGTTCATCCGGCGAGACGACGGCCGACCGGGCCGACGCCTGGGCTTCGTCCTCGATCCCGGCCGTGGGGCCAGTCCCGCTGCGGTTCGATTCGGTCGCCGTATCGGCCCGTGCGCTGTTTCTCGGCGTTCCCCCAGTGACCCCGTCCCCCGTTTCAGGTCGAGCCGTGGACGCTACGTCTTCGGTGTCGGTTGCAGCGCCAGCAACATCGCTCGGCCATGGTGACAGCGGATCAGCCTCGTCGGGATCGACGCCGGTCGCCGGTTTTTCATCACCGCCGATGAAGTTCTTGACCGTCTGGGCCGCGTTGCCGACGGTCCGGGCGACCGAATCCTCGGATTGCGGTCGCTCAGGCGGCTCCGCGTCGGGGCCCGGCTCGGAAGCGGTGT is from Halorhabdus sp. BNX81 and encodes:
- a CDS encoding Zn-ribbon containing protein, translated to MPHQCTECGTVFEDGSTEMLSGCPECAGNTFQYHPGSDTASEPGPDAEPPERPQSEDSVARTVGNAAQTVKNFIGGDEKPATGVDPDEADPLSPWPSDVAGAATDTEDVASTARPETGDGVTGGTPRNSARADTATESNRSGTGPTAGIEDEAQASARSAVVSPDELPESTGNVAVGSTGGDAGIASEEPAADPRTVTEDRPDLAELREELNDQFESIRIVEPGQYELNLMELYEREEYIIALQEDGRYQIQVPDTWRD